In the genome of Chloroflexota bacterium, the window GTGAGGAAAGAGAAGCAGACAGGTAAAACCAGGAGCATCGCCGAGCGAGCCCAGGAGAAGCGCGGCGCCCACAGACCGACACCGGGAGGTCCACGCAGCCAGGAATCGGTGCCGATCCCGCTCGACGAGATCCAACGCAGGTCGGGTTCACGCGACGCCGGGCTCCTGCTCGGCTACCTCCGTCTTGCCCATACGATCCGCATAAGCTTCCAACGCCGTTCGATTGTGCACACGCACCAGGCGCTCCAGCAGATCCGGGTCCCTGGCGCGCAAGGCGTCCAGCATACGCCAGTGCTGCTCCTGAGCCTCTCGCACCCGCCTGGCGAAGACGTCGCTGAGATAGAGGCGCCGCAAGCGCTCCCAGTGATCGACGACCTTGCTCATCAGAGCGCCCACCAGCGGGGTGCCCGCCTTCTCACAGATGAACTGGTGCAGCTGGATATTCGCCTCCGACCACTGATCCAGATCGTCCAGGAGATCGTCCATGCGGCGCAGACGCTCCTCCAGCTCCTGCAGATCCTCATCGCTCATCCGCTGGCAGGCCGCACGCCCGCTGATGATCTCCATCGCCTCCAGGAGCTCAAAGACCTCAGTGACCAGCCCCGTGTGCACCTCGGTGACCGTGGCACCCACATAGGGCTTGATCTCCACGAACCCATCGGCCTGGAGCTGCTGCAACGCCTCTCGGATCGGGATCTGGCTCACGCCGAGCTGAGAGGCCAGATCATCAATGATCAGGCGAGTTCCCGGCGGCAAATCACCGGCCAGGATCGCATCACGTAAGGAGTCATACACCAACTCTTTCTTGCTGCGGAAGCTAGTAATCTGTC includes:
- a CDS encoding GntR family transcriptional regulator, translating into MRQITSFRSKKELVYDSLRDAILAGDLPPGTRLIIDDLASQLGVSQIPIREALQQLQADGFVEIKPYVGATVTEVHTGLVTEVFELLEAMEIISGRAACQRMSDEDLQELEERLRRMDDLLDDLDQWSEANIQLHQFICEKAGTPLVGALMSKVVDHWERLRRLYLSDVFARRVREAQEQHWRMLDALRARDPDLLERLVRVHNRTALEAYADRMGKTEVAEQEPGVA